A stretch of the Chondrinema litorale genome encodes the following:
- a CDS encoding pyridoxal-phosphate dependent enzyme, whose protein sequence is MTTFIKNSVYNLPSELYPQVETVLDKDSIIEERLEAFEDIIDSEVGDTTLVRARSIERESGIRQLFLKFEGNNPTGTQKDRIAFAQCHDALRRGYDALSVATCGNYGVSVSLAAKLAGLKCFVHIPEHYHTKRVTEMEELGANIIRTPGDYEKAVEISNDAAKVNDWYDANPGGANTPIQLKAYADIAYEIYDELRDAPKIVAVPVSNGTVLAGVYKGFSSLYRRGKTSRIPIMVAGSSYKKNPIVHSFLKNKDNYEDLQPENIKETIINEPLINWHSFDGDLALQAIRNTNGWAENISDKSMIDYARILSEKEGLKVLPASTAGLIAIIKHHQKASLENDRFVAILTGKNS, encoded by the coding sequence TTGACAACATTTATAAAAAACAGTGTTTATAATCTTCCTTCAGAGCTTTATCCACAAGTAGAAACTGTATTAGATAAAGATTCAATAATTGAAGAAAGACTAGAAGCTTTTGAAGACATAATCGACTCTGAAGTGGGTGACACAACCTTAGTAAGAGCAAGAAGTATTGAAAGAGAAAGTGGAATCCGTCAGTTATTTTTAAAGTTTGAAGGAAATAACCCTACTGGAACTCAAAAAGACAGAATTGCTTTTGCGCAATGCCACGATGCGTTAAGACGTGGCTATGATGCACTAAGTGTAGCCACCTGTGGGAATTATGGTGTTTCTGTTTCACTAGCTGCTAAATTGGCAGGGTTAAAATGCTTTGTGCATATTCCTGAACATTACCACACAAAAAGGGTAACTGAGATGGAAGAACTTGGAGCAAACATTATAAGAACTCCGGGTGATTATGAGAAAGCAGTTGAGATATCTAACGATGCTGCAAAAGTAAATGATTGGTACGATGCTAACCCTGGCGGTGCAAACACTCCTATCCAACTTAAAGCTTATGCAGACATTGCATACGAAATTTATGATGAGTTAAGAGATGCTCCTAAAATTGTGGCTGTTCCTGTTTCAAATGGAACTGTACTAGCTGGTGTTTATAAAGGATTCAGTTCATTATACAGAAGAGGAAAAACCTCGCGAATTCCAATAATGGTAGCCGGTTCTTCATATAAAAAAAACCCAATTGTTCATTCATTTTTAAAGAACAAAGATAATTATGAAGACCTACAACCAGAAAATATTAAAGAAACCATCATTAACGAACCGCTAATTAACTGGCATTCATTTGATGGTGATTTAGCTTTACAAGCTATTAGAAATACAAATGGATGGGCAGAAAATATTAGTGATAAAAGCATGATAGATTATGCAAGAATTCTTAGTGAAAAAGAAGGCTTAAAAGTACTACCAGCATCTACTGCTGGGTTAATAGCTATTATTAAACATCACCAAAAAGCTTCTTTAGAAAATGATCGCTTTGTAGCGATACTTACCGGTAAAAACAGCTGA
- a CDS encoding PQQ-dependent sugar dehydrogenase yields the protein MKSTKLVFITTICILLNVFSINAYVLANHSSFIPDDFTDQLVVSGLGTATDMVALPNGKILVTEKAGDIYLVDPSNVTKSTFMTVPNVESGSERGVLSITLDPNFEANGYFYVYHTTTEYHVRISRFTSSGDTANPDSEYVLWESTYIYNPESQLYHFGGAMDISDEGIMYFAVGDMFQENKTQDNTLEQGKLYRIYTDGSIPADNPFYNNGAETGPNGELPEIYAWGLRNPFRGYYDEESDIFIIGEVGGNDHYHAWEDIHYGRKGANYGWPDCGESGRDENGACENATFDDPVYTYAHKPGRGNSITGGFIYRNGTYPSEYQGVYFFSDYAQSWIQYLELDDDMMPVGEPIVFRPATGKKGVVSLIQGLDGSIYYLDIADFTNGLLKKITYTGTAVPVITEASADVTTGGTPLEVNFTGAAIIGDNTPLTYSWDFGDGNTSTDQNPTHTYTNKGSFSARLTVTSIGGEKSFSDEITITVGDPPVVTITSPTDGSTFVAGDIINFSGSATDDGDLDASNYSWEIVFLHDDHTHPGVSAYKDISGTYTISSDGSHSYHDDTGYIFTLTVTDEDGISTSESVTIRPEKANISFQTEPSGLKLTVANQPRTTPYTLDELIGFQTEITAVSPQDLDGKKYAFKSWSNGKSRTHIYTNPTTNSTLTAYFELVESSFLEAEEYYEIVTDEGSSDIGLAYSTFNSQEKSVGLFDTGDRIKIAIDIETANAILTPGNFIINAQVRSGNSVKNNSYWPNGYNFYLDDEEITFTGVDSTIAGPSSDLGGSYWGTMTSSEVFLNQGIHYLEIEANAGYGALDYIELVKISADIPTTPVLSQSKITDRTVTFNWTSASDMDGIDYYEIYQDGEVVATTEKTKYTVGNLTANTDYDFYIIAYDNTGAASESSNTLEVTTNDTMDAGIIITSPDAGEEIEGPDAEIKYVLFGDETSYDHIFFQIDDDPTKYAHDLDNSSFIFTNLTPGTHTVTASVALGHNLPLTTDESVKSITFEIVYSQDENDKPGVVITSPQNQENVFDTSFAIDYTLYGNQSAIAGMQITLDEETPEVLTDLSGSYTFNEVSTGEHEVKIELIGVGDTLLTNAQAYTSVSFVVYNSEDKPSIKITYPSDNEKIYSSNFTVTYEFSGSTAIYDHAHLQLDDQDYVTLYNMTGSYDLEEVPTGQHQLILYLVNDHQAPLQYTEALDTVTFVFLDENLPTAGNFTKKAEEDNSIQLSLADFEDSYYDVDTTESLIEIKITSLPDTGKLMLNTVEVEDGAEILTGELDNLIFVPDTNWYGETSFEYYVSNGLKSSAHAGIVTFSFTAVNDAPYNLTISKDTITENNEIGVEVAHIDVEDVDNDSHQFTLIDDESSTYFEIDDHKLIAKVKFNYELKSIYEIEIQADDKNGGVISTVFTINILDQADEPLGIEELIAEGINIYPNPVSDKMSINIDNDKTGEYHFEVSDVTGKMVKKISLDKTNNILEESLDVSSLQTGMYILKIRYKTNLYSYKFMKR from the coding sequence ATGAAATCAACTAAACTGGTTTTCATTACTACAATCTGCATTTTATTAAATGTTTTTAGTATAAATGCTTATGTCTTAGCCAATCATTCTAGCTTCATTCCAGATGACTTTACAGACCAATTGGTTGTTTCAGGTCTAGGTACTGCTACAGATATGGTAGCTCTTCCCAACGGTAAGATATTAGTGACAGAAAAAGCTGGAGATATATATCTTGTAGACCCTAGTAATGTTACAAAAAGCACTTTCATGACTGTTCCAAATGTTGAATCTGGTTCTGAAAGAGGTGTATTATCAATCACACTTGATCCAAACTTTGAAGCAAACGGTTATTTCTATGTCTACCACACTACTACAGAATACCATGTAAGAATTTCTAGGTTTACAAGTTCTGGTGATACAGCTAATCCTGATAGTGAATATGTCCTGTGGGAAAGTACATACATATATAATCCTGAAAGCCAACTTTATCATTTCGGTGGTGCAATGGATATTTCAGATGAAGGCATCATGTATTTTGCTGTTGGCGACATGTTCCAAGAGAATAAAACTCAAGACAACACCTTAGAGCAAGGAAAACTATATAGAATATATACTGATGGTTCTATTCCAGCTGATAACCCATTTTATAACAATGGCGCTGAAACCGGACCAAACGGTGAACTTCCAGAAATTTATGCTTGGGGTTTAAGAAACCCTTTTAGAGGTTATTACGACGAAGAATCGGACATTTTTATAATAGGTGAAGTTGGTGGTAATGACCATTATCATGCTTGGGAAGATATACACTATGGCAGAAAAGGTGCTAACTATGGCTGGCCTGACTGTGGTGAATCTGGTAGAGATGAAAATGGTGCTTGTGAAAATGCAACTTTCGATGATCCTGTCTATACATACGCTCATAAACCAGGTAGAGGTAATTCTATTACTGGAGGCTTTATCTACAGAAATGGCACTTACCCTTCTGAATATCAGGGAGTATATTTCTTCTCAGATTATGCTCAAAGCTGGATCCAGTATCTAGAGCTAGACGATGACATGATGCCTGTTGGTGAACCTATAGTATTCAGACCTGCTACTGGTAAAAAAGGTGTTGTTTCATTAATACAAGGTTTAGATGGTTCAATATATTATCTTGATATAGCAGACTTTACAAATGGTCTTCTTAAAAAGATAACCTATACTGGTACTGCTGTTCCTGTAATTACAGAAGCATCTGCTGATGTTACAACAGGTGGTACTCCACTAGAAGTTAATTTTACTGGTGCTGCTATAATTGGTGATAATACACCGCTAACTTATTCTTGGGATTTTGGTGATGGAAATACCAGTACAGATCAAAACCCAACACATACTTATACAAACAAAGGGTCTTTTTCAGCAAGATTAACAGTAACTAGTATCGGTGGTGAAAAATCATTTTCAGATGAAATCACTATTACAGTTGGTGATCCTCCAGTTGTAACTATTACTTCTCCAACAGATGGATCAACATTTGTTGCAGGCGATATAATTAACTTCTCTGGCTCAGCAACCGATGATGGTGACCTTGATGCTTCAAATTATTCTTGGGAAATAGTCTTCTTACATGATGACCACACTCACCCAGGCGTAAGTGCTTATAAAGATATATCAGGAACATATACAATTTCGTCTGATGGTAGCCATAGTTACCATGATGATACAGGCTACATTTTTACACTAACTGTTACTGATGAAGATGGTATTTCAACAAGTGAATCTGTTACAATTCGTCCAGAAAAAGCTAATATCTCATTCCAAACAGAACCTTCTGGTTTAAAACTGACAGTAGCAAATCAACCAAGAACTACACCATATACTCTTGATGAGTTAATTGGTTTCCAAACGGAAATAACTGCTGTTTCGCCACAGGATCTCGATGGTAAAAAATATGCATTTAAGTCCTGGTCAAATGGAAAATCTCGTACTCATATATATACGAACCCAACTACTAATTCTACATTAACTGCTTACTTTGAGTTGGTTGAGTCTTCTTTCTTAGAAGCTGAAGAATATTATGAAATAGTAACTGATGAAGGATCGAGTGATATCGGGCTTGCATATTCAACCTTCAACAGTCAGGAAAAATCTGTTGGTTTATTTGATACTGGAGATAGAATTAAAATTGCTATTGATATTGAAACTGCCAATGCTATACTTACTCCAGGTAATTTTATTATAAATGCTCAAGTACGTTCTGGTAATTCAGTAAAAAATAACAGTTATTGGCCTAATGGATATAATTTCTATCTAGATGATGAGGAAATAACATTCACTGGTGTAGATAGTACTATTGCTGGGCCGAGTTCAGACCTTGGTGGTTCTTATTGGGGCACTATGACTTCTAGTGAAGTTTTTCTAAATCAAGGAATACATTATCTAGAGATTGAAGCAAATGCTGGTTATGGAGCACTTGATTATATTGAATTGGTGAAAATATCAGCAGATATTCCAACTACTCCTGTGTTATCACAATCAAAAATAACTGACAGAACTGTAACATTTAACTGGACAAGTGCCAGTGATATGGATGGGATTGACTACTATGAAATATATCAAGATGGTGAAGTAGTAGCTACTACTGAAAAAACAAAATATACAGTAGGTAATCTTACTGCTAACACCGACTATGATTTTTATATAATTGCATATGACAATACAGGAGCTGCTTCAGAAAGTAGTAATACTTTAGAAGTTACTACTAATGATACCATGGACGCTGGTATAATTATCACTTCACCTGATGCAGGAGAAGAAATAGAAGGCCCTGATGCTGAAATTAAGTATGTGTTATTTGGTGATGAAACTTCCTATGATCATATCTTCTTTCAAATAGATGATGATCCAACAAAATATGCACATGATCTAGATAATAGCTCATTCATATTTACCAATTTAACTCCGGGTACACATACTGTAACTGCATCAGTAGCTTTAGGTCATAACCTTCCTCTAACTACAGATGAGTCAGTTAAATCTATAACTTTTGAAATTGTTTATTCTCAAGATGAGAATGATAAACCAGGTGTGGTAATTACTTCTCCACAAAATCAGGAAAATGTATTTGATACTTCTTTTGCGATAGATTATACCTTATATGGTAATCAATCTGCAATTGCAGGTATGCAAATCACATTAGATGAAGAAACTCCTGAAGTATTAACTGATTTAAGTGGAAGCTATACTTTTAACGAAGTAAGTACTGGTGAACACGAAGTGAAAATTGAATTAATTGGTGTTGGTGATACTTTGCTTACAAATGCACAGGCTTATACTTCTGTATCTTTTGTAGTATACAATTCTGAAGATAAACCATCTATTAAGATTACTTACCCTTCTGATAATGAGAAGATTTACTCAAGTAATTTTACTGTTACCTATGAGTTTTCAGGATCAACTGCAATTTACGATCATGCTCATTTGCAACTAGACGATCAAGATTATGTAACTTTATATAATATGACAGGTTCATATGATCTAGAAGAAGTTCCAACTGGTCAGCATCAGTTAATACTGTACCTTGTAAATGATCATCAGGCACCATTACAATATACCGAAGCCCTTGATACAGTTACATTTGTTTTCTTAGATGAAAATTTACCAACTGCTGGTAATTTTACTAAGAAAGCTGAAGAAGATAATTCGATTCAATTAAGTCTGGCAGATTTCGAAGATAGCTATTATGATGTTGATACAACAGAATCTTTAATCGAAATTAAAATTACTTCTCTGCCAGATACAGGTAAACTGATGTTAAACACTGTAGAAGTAGAAGATGGAGCCGAAATATTGACTGGAGAATTGGATAACTTAATATTTGTACCGGACACTAACTGGTATGGAGAAACTTCTTTTGAATACTATGTCTCAAATGGACTTAAATCTTCTGCTCATGCAGGTATTGTAACTTTCAGTTTTACTGCTGTAAACGATGCACCTTATAATCTAACAATTAGTAAAGATACAATTACTGAAAACAATGAGATTGGTGTAGAAGTAGCTCATATAGATGTTGAAGATGTTGATAACGATTCTCATCAATTTACTTTAATTGATGATGAAAGTTCTACTTATTTTGAAATAGATGACCATAAATTAATAGCCAAAGTCAAATTTAACTATGAGTTAAAATCTATCTATGAGATTGAAATTCAGGCTGATGATAAAAATGGTGGAGTAATTTCAACAGTATTTACAATAAATATTCTAGATCAAGCAGATGAACCATTGGGTATTGAAGAGTTGATAGCCGAAGGCATTAATATTTACCCGAACCCTGTATCAGATAAAATGTCTATCAATATTGATAATGACAAAACTGGCGAATACCATTTCGAAGTTTCTGATGTAACAGGTAAAATGGTGAAAAAAATCAGTCTTGATAAGACCAACAATATTTTAGAAGAATCATTAGATGTAAGTAGTTTACAAACAGGAATGTACATTCTTAAAATAAGATATAAGACTAACTTATATTCTTATAAGTTCATGAAAAGGTAA
- the ppk2 gene encoding polyphosphate kinase 2: MIEDDFIPGSPNAIELEKLQIELVKLQKWVQENDKRMAIIFEGRDTAGKGGAILRFTQFLNPRAMRIVALPKPTEVEKGQWYFQRYAKHLPNPGEMVFFDRSWYNRSVVEPVMGFCTPEQYERFMKQVPLFENMLIEDGIILIKFWFSISINEQKHRLEQRKINPLKQWKLSTVDMLAQSKWDEFTRHKEIMFSRTHSENAPWIIIQGNNKPSARIEAIRYVINMVDYDEKGCSGVSLNVNNDILSKFQPT, translated from the coding sequence ATGATTGAAGACGATTTTATTCCTGGCAGTCCTAATGCTATTGAGTTGGAGAAACTGCAAATTGAACTAGTTAAATTGCAAAAATGGGTTCAGGAAAACGACAAGCGCATGGCTATCATCTTCGAAGGTAGAGATACTGCAGGCAAAGGAGGTGCAATACTCCGGTTCACACAGTTTCTTAATCCAAGAGCCATGAGGATCGTTGCACTACCAAAACCTACTGAAGTCGAAAAAGGACAATGGTATTTTCAAAGATATGCTAAACACTTACCCAACCCTGGTGAAATGGTATTTTTTGACAGAAGTTGGTATAATAGATCTGTTGTTGAACCTGTAATGGGTTTTTGCACGCCAGAGCAATACGAGCGATTTATGAAGCAGGTACCTTTGTTTGAAAATATGCTAATAGAAGATGGTATCATTCTAATAAAATTCTGGTTTTCAATTAGTATTAATGAGCAAAAACACAGATTAGAACAAAGGAAAATTAACCCATTAAAACAATGGAAGCTAAGTACTGTAGATATGCTGGCTCAAAGTAAATGGGACGAATTTACCAGACATAAAGAAATCATGTTTAGCAGAACACATTCTGAAAATGCTCCATGGATAATTATTCAAGGAAATAATAAACCTTCTGCTAGAATTGAGGCAATTCGCTACGTAATTAATATGGTGGATTACGACGAAAAAGGTTGTTCCGGTGTATCTTTGAATGTAAATAACGACATACTTTCAAAATTTCAACCGACTTAG
- a CDS encoding ParA family protein codes for MEIIAISNQKGGVGKTTSVSAISEILSKSGKKVVMIDLDPQANLSKGLGIEKPDYTIQGVLFDEYGIEEAVEAINDNLLLIPCTKALANFEIEMLNEIGREYILKNKIKALEGQCDYIILDSPPSLGLLTINALSAAESVYVPIHAQKYSLDGLHEVLETIDKVKEFINPGLKFKGAYFNQYDQRKLLTRALTEEVKEMVGEEMLLNTFIRVNVALQEAPTLGKSILEYAPESNGAVDFKNLTDEIISR; via the coding sequence ATGGAAATCATTGCTATATCAAATCAGAAAGGAGGAGTTGGTAAAACAACTTCAGTGAGTGCAATCAGTGAAATATTATCTAAGTCTGGAAAAAAAGTAGTAATGATAGATCTTGATCCTCAAGCAAATTTATCTAAAGGACTAGGTATTGAAAAACCAGATTATACCATACAAGGTGTTTTGTTTGATGAATATGGAATTGAAGAAGCAGTTGAAGCTATAAACGATAATCTGTTATTGATCCCTTGTACCAAAGCACTTGCCAACTTCGAAATAGAGATGCTAAATGAAATTGGCAGAGAGTATATTCTTAAAAATAAGATTAAAGCATTAGAAGGGCAATGTGACTACATAATATTAGATAGTCCACCAAGTTTGGGTTTGCTAACTATTAATGCGCTTTCTGCAGCAGAATCTGTTTATGTACCAATACATGCTCAAAAATACAGTCTTGATGGTTTGCATGAAGTTTTAGAAACTATAGATAAAGTTAAAGAATTTATCAATCCTGGATTAAAATTTAAAGGAGCATATTTTAATCAATACGATCAGCGAAAACTTTTAACAAGAGCATTAACCGAAGAAGTAAAAGAGATGGTAGGGGAGGAGATGCTTTTAAATACATTTATAAGAGTAAATGTAGCTTTACAAGAAGCGCCAACCTTAGGCAAAAGTATTTTGGAATATGCGCCAGAAAGTAATGGTGCTGTAGACTTTAAAAACCTCACCGATGAAATAATTAGTAGATAA
- a CDS encoding 2OG-Fe(II) oxygenase, giving the protein MLLEKSAFEEANVDPIQQLIDDIANKGFGVIQNFLNLTETLSLKNIANNAYENEVMRPAGIGKDDNYRVVEKIRGDYIKWIDKKSAFPETQNFLDKINNLKTELKRGLYLGIQDIECHFAIYPSGSFYKKHLDQHQHTKTRVLTFVCYLNESWLPDYGGAFRAYHEIGNEELYTDIYPECGKLVCFRSDIIEHEVMPVFTERYSITGWMLDSLIL; this is encoded by the coding sequence ATGTTGCTTGAAAAATCAGCTTTTGAAGAAGCCAATGTTGATCCAATTCAACAATTAATTGATGATATTGCCAACAAAGGCTTCGGTGTTATCCAAAACTTTTTGAATCTTACTGAAACTCTTTCTTTAAAAAATATCGCAAACAATGCCTACGAAAATGAAGTGATGAGACCAGCAGGTATTGGTAAAGATGATAATTACAGAGTAGTAGAAAAAATTCGTGGTGACTATATCAAATGGATTGATAAAAAATCTGCTTTCCCCGAAACACAAAACTTTCTTGACAAAATAAACAATCTTAAAACTGAACTTAAGCGAGGCTTATATTTAGGAATTCAAGATATTGAATGCCATTTTGCTATATACCCTTCTGGTTCTTTTTATAAGAAACACCTAGACCAACATCAACATACTAAAACAAGAGTACTAACTTTTGTATGCTATCTTAATGAATCTTGGTTACCAGATTATGGTGGTGCATTTAGAGCTTATCATGAAATTGGTAATGAAGAATTATATACAGATATTTATCCAGAATGTGGCAAATTAGTCTGTTTTAGAAGTGATATAATCGAGCATGAAGTAATGCCCGTTTTTACTGAAAGATACAGCATAACTGGCTGGATGCTCGATAGTTTAATTTTATAA
- a CDS encoding PAS domain-containing sensor histidine kinase — MGNANADIELFKILLNESPDAIFLTNTNDLAIEYCNDSAVEMFEFQSQEDFIGNFGHKYHKKPLSIEERSAIRETLSKNKVWQTEYEYLTCTGKTFWGAITIKKIKAGEKYYHSVRIENITEHKLDKERAEQSNYYLEQSLEALPAFVYMIDKSYNILYASREFKNFYKKVIYKDLNKNSNIFEVISETNKSKRLSYFEKGLRGEELKIFEENLVDGSIRSYEIHFIPIKNGTEVDKLLVFIFDVTDFTSQKYRLEESERKYRLLADHSSDIIFLLDAKMNFLYFSPSVEKVLGYKPDDVITLKMRDILTPESYKDVIAIHKESKSEIIKTKLQFVKKGGKVIWGENHASVIKDRNGDITAYLVITRDITQEKIKEQSLNELNQKLLNLNASLSQSNEELDRFVYRVSHDLKSPLNSVQGLLSLIENETNKQSRQEFIDLTKKSINKLLDFIKEISELSRNAQQEIHPESINLHTFFSELIESQQFSEDAKDINFKIDVDQPNSFLSDKTRLSIILNNLISNAIRYKRTYNVSSEIRLIAKVDEKQVQIEVYDNGQGILKEHLSKIFNMFYRANQHKAGSGLGLYIVKEILDKLEGEISVESEAGVYTKFLISLKNMANSNLNKKHHKK, encoded by the coding sequence ATGGGAAATGCCAATGCGGATATTGAATTATTCAAAATACTTCTTAATGAATCTCCGGATGCAATTTTCCTTACCAATACTAATGACTTGGCAATTGAGTATTGTAATGATAGTGCTGTTGAAATGTTTGAGTTTCAATCGCAAGAAGACTTTATAGGTAATTTTGGTCATAAATACCATAAAAAACCACTCTCTATAGAAGAAAGGTCAGCAATTAGAGAAACACTAAGTAAAAATAAAGTTTGGCAAACCGAATACGAATATCTTACTTGTACAGGTAAGACATTTTGGGGTGCCATTACTATCAAAAAAATCAAAGCTGGAGAAAAGTATTATCATAGTGTAAGAATAGAAAATATAACAGAACATAAGCTTGATAAGGAAAGAGCTGAACAAAGTAATTATTATTTAGAGCAATCGCTCGAAGCACTACCTGCATTTGTATATATGATAGACAAATCATATAATATTTTATATGCTAGTAGAGAATTTAAAAACTTCTACAAAAAAGTTATCTACAAAGATTTAAATAAGAACTCGAATATATTTGAGGTAATTAGCGAGACAAATAAATCTAAGAGATTATCCTATTTTGAAAAAGGACTAAGAGGAGAGGAGTTAAAGATATTTGAGGAAAATTTAGTTGATGGCTCCATCCGTAGTTATGAAATACATTTTATACCAATTAAAAATGGTACTGAGGTAGATAAGCTATTAGTTTTCATTTTTGATGTAACCGATTTTACAAGTCAAAAATATCGCCTAGAAGAAAGTGAAAGGAAGTATAGGCTATTAGCAGATCATTCATCTGATATTATTTTTTTACTTGATGCTAAAATGAATTTTTTGTATTTCAGCCCATCAGTAGAAAAAGTGCTTGGTTACAAACCAGATGATGTGATTACGCTTAAGATGAGGGATATTTTAACTCCGGAGTCTTACAAAGATGTTATAGCTATTCACAAAGAATCTAAAAGTGAGATTATCAAAACCAAATTGCAATTTGTAAAAAAAGGTGGTAAGGTAATTTGGGGAGAAAACCATGCCTCTGTTATTAAAGATAGAAATGGCGATATTACTGCATATTTGGTGATTACAAGAGATATTACTCAAGAGAAAATAAAAGAACAATCTTTAAATGAGTTAAATCAAAAGTTGCTAAACTTAAATGCTAGTTTGAGTCAAAGTAATGAAGAACTAGATCGATTTGTTTATCGGGTTTCGCATGATTTAAAATCTCCACTAAACTCAGTGCAAGGTTTATTGTCTTTAATTGAAAATGAAACAAATAAGCAATCAAGACAAGAGTTTATCGACCTTACCAAAAAGAGTATAAATAAACTTCTGGATTTCATCAAAGAGATATCAGAACTCTCAAGAAATGCACAACAAGAGATACATCCAGAATCTATAAATCTGCATACTTTTTTTTCTGAATTAATAGAAAGCCAACAGTTTTCAGAAGATGCTAAAGACATTAATTTTAAAATTGATGTTGACCAACCAAACTCTTTTTTAAGTGATAAAACGCGCTTATCGATTATTTTAAATAATTTGATTTCTAATGCAATTAGGTACAAACGAACTTATAATGTATCGAGTGAAATTAGATTGATTGCCAAAGTGGATGAGAAACAAGTTCAAATTGAAGTTTATGATAATGGACAAGGCATTTTAAAAGAGCATTTAAGTAAGATTTTTAATATGTTTTATCGAGCAAACCAGCACAAAGCAGGCTCAGGTTTAGGGCTATATATTGTGAAAGAAATTTTAGATAAGCTTGAAGGGGAAATTAGTGTAGAGTCGGAAGCGGGAGTGTATACAAAGTTTTTAATTTCTCTCAAAAACATGGCAAATTCAAACCTAAACAAAAAACATCATAAAAAGTGA
- a CDS encoding succinylglutamate desuccinylase/aspartoacylase family protein encodes MNKLFNLFDMAKAIICFGILFFLPNLSFSQNSESIPHITKIDLENITPGTKNNYWLKISEDGLGQDINIPVVILKGANDGPVLAINAAIHGNELNGIPIIHHIINTVNPAEMNGTIIAIPITNVPAYQDNNRLFPDQTDLNRTMPGKVNGNESQFYAFQLLDKLKGNCDYVIDLHTASFGRINTHYVRADLQDPILAKMAEIQNPQIILNGKAASTANADGTLRSALAANNIKCITIELGNPQVFQEDMKQAGIIGIQNTLAYLKILNIHVAAPKHPVVRCSKSYWIYTDAGGILEVIPVVNQTIEKGQKIAMLYDSFGEVKQTYYAPEKGIVIGKSSNPVSPAGARILHLGIIE; translated from the coding sequence ATGAACAAGCTTTTTAATTTATTTGATATGGCCAAAGCAATTATATGCTTTGGCATTTTATTTTTCTTACCCAATTTATCCTTCTCCCAAAACTCCGAATCAATACCCCATATCACCAAAATTGATTTGGAAAATATAACACCCGGAACCAAGAATAATTACTGGCTCAAAATATCAGAAGATGGTCTAGGTCAAGATATAAATATACCTGTAGTTATTTTAAAAGGTGCTAATGACGGACCAGTACTTGCTATTAATGCTGCTATTCACGGTAATGAATTAAACGGAATTCCTATTATTCATCACATTATAAACACTGTGAATCCAGCTGAGATGAACGGTACTATTATAGCTATTCCAATTACCAATGTGCCTGCATACCAAGATAATAATAGATTATTTCCTGATCAAACAGATTTAAATCGAACAATGCCTGGCAAAGTCAACGGTAATGAAAGCCAGTTTTATGCATTCCAATTACTAGATAAACTCAAAGGCAACTGCGATTATGTAATAGATCTGCATACAGCAAGTTTTGGTAGAATTAATACACATTATGTACGAGCAGATTTGCAAGATCCCATACTCGCTAAAATGGCTGAAATACAAAATCCACAAATTATTCTCAATGGAAAAGCAGCTAGTACTGCAAATGCAGATGGCACCCTTAGAAGTGCTTTAGCAGCCAATAATATAAAATGTATTACCATAGAACTTGGTAACCCTCAGGTTTTTCAAGAAGATATGAAACAAGCTGGAATTATAGGTATTCAAAATACTTTGGCATATCTAAAAATCTTAAATATACATGTGGCCGCTCCTAAACACCCTGTAGTACGTTGCTCCAAATCTTATTGGATATATACAGATGCTGGTGGAATTTTAGAAGTAATACCTGTTGTAAACCAAACCATAGAAAAAGGTCAAAAAATCGCAATGCTGTACGATTCTTTTGGAGAAGTAAAACAAACTTATTATGCCCCAGAAAAAGGAATTGTAATTGGCAAGAGTAGTAATCCAGTAAGCCCAGCAGGAGCAAGAATTCTGCATCTGGGAATTATCGAATAA